GGTGACAAACAAAAAATCGCCCGCGCGAATAGCATGGGGGAAGGGGGCTAAGGGAGGTAGGGTGCCATTCGGCAGAACAATGCGTTCAAACAAGGTCAGGTCTCTCTATTGTTGTTGATTGTGTTGATTATCAACGACAATGGCCAGCGGTGGAATATGTAAATTTTTTTGGGCAAATCCCCAGTGTCGATTTGGGCTTGAGTAGAGCTAAACTAGCGGGAGTTTGTTTTCTGGGGTCTGAACTCAGGTGACGGGTTGCCTCGATTGACTTTATTCAGGCTTTAAGTTTTATGGTTGCTCCTCGCCAAATTCCTCCATCGCTTGCTGATGAATACACCATGAATGGTCAAATTCGTCAAGAGTTTTGGTACTTTAATGATGACTACAAGCAAACGACGCCCAAGGTCTATACGCTAGCGCAAATTGAATCTCTTATTCAAGCGGTTGCCCAGCGCCAGAGCAAGTATTACGGCAAAATGGATTTGCATTTGTATGAGGCTTTGGAGAAATATCCCATTCGCGATCGCACTATTGCGATTATGGGTTCCCAGTATCCTTGGTATGAGAGCATCTGCTTGCACTATGGGGGTCAACCCACTGTGATTGATTATCATAAAATTCAGTCGCAGCATCCCGGTATTCAAACTCTAACGATTGAAGAATATGACCGCCATCCTCTTCAGTTTGATGCGGCTTTTTCTATTTCTTCTTTTGAGCATGATGGTTTAGGCAGATATGGCGATCCGCTTAACCCTAATGCCGATTTACAAGCTATGCAAAAGATGAAGCGGATTCTTAAACATCAGGGACTCTTGTTTTGCTCGGTTCCAGTTGGGCAAGATAAACTGGTGTGGAATGCTCATCGAATTTACGGTCAAAATCGTCTCCCCTATTTTTTACAAGGGTGGGAGATTTTAGATATTTTTGGGTTGAGCTTGGATATCTATCAAGAAGATACGGGAAAGCAAGCTAAATATCAACCTATTTTTGTTTTAAGGAATACTGAAAAAAATATTAGTCTTGAGGAGACTAAAAATCATCTTAATCGACAGCTTTTAAGGACTGTTTCTGAGCCTCGAACTGATGTCAAGTTGCACTTAGGTTGCGGGACAAAACGCTTGCCCGGTTTTGTTCATGTTGATGTCCGCCCAGATGTAAAGCCTGATGTTGTTGCTGATATTACAAACCTAACCGATTTTACTGATAATTCAGCAGATCTGATCTATTTTTGTCATGGATTTGAACATGTTCGACCCCATCAAGTTGATTCTACTCTAGCAGAATGGAAGCGCGTCCTCAAGCCGGGGGGCGTCTTGCGTCTATCCATGCCCGATTTTGAGGTTTTGGCGCGTCTTTACGTTCTCAATCAAGTTCCTCTTAAAAATATTGCTTATATTATTCACGGAGGACAGGATTATCCAGAGAATACTCATTATTTTTCTTGGGATTTTTCCTCGCTTTCTCAGAAATTATTGGAAGCCGGATTTATCGAAATTCGACGTTATGATGCAGAGGCAACTCATCCCCCTGATTATCAAGATTATTCAACCTATAAATTCTACGGACAGCCCCTGAGTTTGAATGTAGAGGCAACTAAACCTAAAGCTGATACCCTACAATTAGCAACCAGTGTAGCGCCTACGGGTCTTGAAAATCAAAAAAAGGCAATTTCTAGCTGGCAAAAATATGGATTTTCTGTCATGTCTTTAAATTCTTCAGCGGAGATTGAGCAACTAGAAAAAGATAGTAATATTAATTTTATTCCCGTTAAACGAGATGCGAGACAAGCATTTGGCAAACCTTTGATTTATCTGGATGACTTGTTAGAAAATTTGCGCGATCGCCCTTCTTCTGTGTCGGGTATTATTAATGCAGATATTCATCTCAAAACCAGCCCCGAATTTATTCAGACAATTTGCGAACAGGCGCGCAATTCCCTAGTTTTTGGTTCTCGGATTGAAGTCGATAGCATCGAGCAAGATTGGGGTAATGCTTATCCAATGGGGTTTGACTTTTTCCTATTCGATAAAAGGCTATTGAATGCATTACCCACCTCTCCCTATTGTTTGGGAATGCCTTGGTGGGATTACTGGCTTCCTTGGATGGCGTATCAGCAGGGAATTCCTCTAAAAATTGTAACTTCTCCCCTCGCCTACCACATTAAACATCAAACCCAATATGCCCCGGAAGCTTGGCAAAATTTAGGATTGAAATTTGCTGAAACCTTTGAACCCGCTTCCGTTCCGAAATTACAAGCGTTAAAACAAGAAAATCCCCAACAATTACGCCGCGAACTAATTGGCTTAAGCCAAAGTCTGATTCAAACCCTTCAAGAGAATAGCGAAAAAATTAGTAACGAACCCACCCTAATTTATCTATCAAGTAACGATAGCATTCAGGTTCCGGAAGAGGAAAATCTTCTAGAAACAGATTTAGACGTTCCTCAACCGATTTCTCCAAAAACTATTTCCCTACTATCTCCAACTCGCGGTAGACCCCAACAAGCTTTACGTTTGGCTTTAAGCGTTCTCAAAACAGCCAGCCAACCCAAACGGGTCGAAATCTTATTTTATATCGATGACGACGATACAACGCAAGAGGATTACAAAAAAACCTTTTCAAACCACTATGCTCAACTCAGCCAACTGGGGCGATATGCTTTAGTAATTGGTCAACCGATTGGAATTTCTCGCGCTTGGAACGAACTGGCGCGATTATCGAAAGGTGACTTACTAATTATGGCGGCTGATGACCAAACCTATAATGATGAGGGATGGGATAAGCGACTAGATGAAGAGGTGGCAAAGTATCCCGATGAAATATTTTGCATGTGGTTTAATGACGGTCATTTAGGTGAAAAACTCTGTACCTTCCCCATCGTTAGCCGCAAGTGGTGTACCACATTAGGGTAC
The window above is part of the Desertifilum tharense IPPAS B-1220 genome. Proteins encoded here:
- a CDS encoding FkbM family methyltransferase, whose protein sequence is MVAPRQIPPSLADEYTMNGQIRQEFWYFNDDYKQTTPKVYTLAQIESLIQAVAQRQSKYYGKMDLHLYEALEKYPIRDRTIAIMGSQYPWYESICLHYGGQPTVIDYHKIQSQHPGIQTLTIEEYDRHPLQFDAAFSISSFEHDGLGRYGDPLNPNADLQAMQKMKRILKHQGLLFCSVPVGQDKLVWNAHRIYGQNRLPYFLQGWEILDIFGLSLDIYQEDTGKQAKYQPIFVLRNTEKNISLEETKNHLNRQLLRTVSEPRTDVKLHLGCGTKRLPGFVHVDVRPDVKPDVVADITNLTDFTDNSADLIYFCHGFEHVRPHQVDSTLAEWKRVLKPGGVLRLSMPDFEVLARLYVLNQVPLKNIAYIIHGGQDYPENTHYFSWDFSSLSQKLLEAGFIEIRRYDAEATHPPDYQDYSTYKFYGQPLSLNVEATKPKADTLQLATSVAPTGLENQKKAISSWQKYGFSVMSLNSSAEIEQLEKDSNINFIPVKRDARQAFGKPLIYLDDLLENLRDRPSSVSGIINADIHLKTSPEFIQTICEQARNSLVFGSRIEVDSIEQDWGNAYPMGFDFFLFDKRLLNALPTSPYCLGMPWWDYWLPWMAYQQGIPLKIVTSPLAYHIKHQTQYAPEAWQNLGLKFAETFEPASVPKLQALKQENPQQLRRELIGLSQSLIQTLQENSEKISNEPTLIYLSSNDSIQVPEEENLLETDLDVPQPISPKTISLLSPTRGRPQQALRLALSVLKTASQPKRVEILFYIDDDDTTQEDYKKTFSNHYAQLSQLGRYALVIGQPIGISRAWNELARLSKGDLLIMAADDQTYNDEGWDKRLDEEVAKYPDEIFCMWFNDGHLGEKLCTFPIVSRKWCTTLGYFVTGFFECFCDDVWIMDIAKRVERLHYIPDVLTEHLNWRYGKAEIDATYERRQVDTQGQFKPSIERDKALFIRTSHYRQADARKIAAVMSEPVTLKPGVQWGGVSSIFDLPNFYPSRKQPSQYQLNVCLGASFDNREFKILLETKKACQKQIWSRLDAGKLYEPSVTKALAQFVKGGDCVIDIGAHVGYYTLLSAALVGKTGKVFAFEPDIANCEAIAHNIELNDFQQVKLFQLALDVQARDSSFFVNVDNDGGHALWDVSLEAANSKTRHNKLVRKIKTATLDDILSDRDLPPIKLIKLDAQGAEYNILQGSQQTLKTLQIPYLLCDIHPFGLQQMGGTAPQLFAWMQALGYQVYTINAQLPRFTPIAPEQFEQTPAETVLFSRETVG